Proteins from one Sabethes cyaneus chromosome 2, idSabCyanKW18_F2, whole genome shotgun sequence genomic window:
- the LOC128733754 gene encoding membrane-associated guanylate kinase, WW and PDZ domain-containing protein 1 has product MNESGAATSSANGSANAKSEPNKDQLTKVGVNSNMNGGSGNIISAPKAASVPNDNGTDVGPDIMMSSTGVNNDGHPHHHHHHHHHHSHSHQHQQQQHLAQQFQQQQQLQPQSGVISNGSAGFYDQKSELSPVVPTEEDDGLGPLPPKWEKAYTDSGEVYFIDHNTGTSHWLDPRLSKFQKKSLEDCQDDELPYGWEKICDPHYGTYYIDHVNRKTQYENPVLQAKRLSERAGSTGMGPSGSAMSNYSGQNGEGSSTHEDTAGDVRPNHFTKNPANLRGERLMTTLVKSTRGLGFTIVGGDDNVEEFLQIKSIVPNGPAWIDGKLKTGDVLVYVNDICVLGFTHHEMVNIFQSILPGEEVHLDVCRGYSLPFDPNDPNTEVVTTIAVDGLNNGAMTESDLKFLETGGFMDPGDVQHKNPLAKIQSGVATANGGDIYFSDTHSYQQHYKSKESSFEIPEILHINIVKSDNGFGFTITDSSYGQKVKKILDRQCCKNLQEGDVLLSINSIPVKDMSHNEVVQVLKDCPKNIETTLKVQRGPSALLVGSSKMTNKLRKSIEMAKFGGGLLKKDGYGIGANSLFRSKTPTADLYSTQTKEILPTRPKTPLVDTRARAKTPSLPLSDLSTEEIELDVNKNTADAKMDLNLNLKSNSSVHDNDSIANDIGSFNNDEQYQSAKHANLADRLGELTIGGSNNSTTDSIYHNHQPQYGGPGGHFQRQSNFNHNNYNHLYSPPIVPPPPVPPMSANHVGYGPNPTPLQPTYHHESCFCYDCQDYQRQQQLHYQQIYQQQTLNRSYGNNPSHIQHPQQQQLPYQLPPQMSDNIGKRLNEYLMDRKRLLHQQQHPLPPQHHQFDNLYHHHKAPIPLPPQHQPQAPVPFDPHFYPPANSWRANHGGNQHSPQLYAGAAMFPAPVPMDDYALSEVILDRQALGFGFRIVGGTEEGSQVTVGHIVPGGAADKDTRIASGDEILSINGVNVENASHHRAVQLMGEAGLRGQVTMILRRRKPLKPPPPAPNPRYPYNVLVTRNENEGFGFVIISSAGQYHGSSIGDLIPGSPAERCGELKIGDRIVAVNSIDISDMNHGDVVNLIKESGLQVQLTIGCPRPLDNPTGSSLMQTSSGLTSTAVPASNVSSGSGNEMYVSSSTGSNVPSINRYPTIMS; this is encoded by the exons ATGAATGAGTCAGGAGCTGCTACTTCTAGTGCCAATGGTAGTGCCAATGCGAAATCCGAACCCAATAAAGATCAGTTAACGAAAGTGGGCGTAAATAGTAACATGAATGGCGGCAGTGGAAATATAATATCTGCACCTAAAGCGGCATCCGTACCGAATGATAACGGTACCGATGTAGGGCCGGACATAATGATGAGTTCTACTGGGGTGAACAATGATGGTCATCCgcaccatcaccatcaccatcatcatcatcacagcCACTCTCATCAACATCAGCAACAACAACACCTTGCACAGCAAtttcaacagcaacagcaacttcAGCCACAATCTGGAGTGATAAGCAATGGGTCTGCCGGGTTCTATGATCAGAAATCGGAGCTTTCTCCCGTTGTCCCTACCGAGGAGGACGACGGGCTCGGACCATTGCCTCCGAAGTGGGAAAAGGCGTACACCGATAGCGGAGAGGTCTACTTCATTGA CCATAATACTGGTACATCACACTGGCTTGATCCAAGGTTGTCCAAGTTCCAGAAAAAATCTCTCGAAGACTGCCAAGATGATGAACTACCGTATGGCTGGGAGAAAATCTGTGATCCACATTATGGTACCTACTATATTGATCACGTAAATCGCAAAACGCAGTATGAAAATCCGGTTTTGCAAGCGAAACGATTAAGTGAACGTGCTGGAAGCACAGGAATGGGTCCTTCCGGCTCTGCCATGAGCAACTACAGTGGACAAAATGGTGAAGGAAGTAGCACTCACGAAGATACTGCAGGAGACGTAAGACCAAACCATTTTACGAAGAATCCTGCGAATCTAAGAGGTGAACGGCTGATGACTACGCTGGTTAAATCGACTCGTGGTCTGGGATTTACGATTGTTGGAGGAGATGACAATGTAGAAGAGTTTTTGCAGATTAAATCGATCGTTCCTAATGGACCTGCTTGGATTGATGGGAAACTAAAGACGGGAGATGTGTTGGTTTACGTTAATGATATTTGCGTCCTAGGATTTACGCATCACGAGATGGTGAATATCTTTCAGTCTATCCTCCCGGGCGAGGAAGTTCATCTGGATGTTTGCCGTGGTTATTCACTGCCGTTTGATCCGAACGATCCAAACACGGAAGTGGTGACAACCATTGCTGTGGATGGCCTCAACAATGGGGCAATGACCGAGTCGGATTTAAAGTTTCTGGAAACTGGTGGTTTTATGGATCCGGGCGATGTGCAGCACAAGAATCCGCTAGCGAAAATTCAATCAGGTGTTGCCACGGCGAACGGCGGAGATATCTATTTCAGTGATACTCATTCTTACCAGCAGCACTACAAAAGCAAGGAGAGTAGTTTTGAAATACCGGAAATTCTTCACATCAATATAGTGAAAAGTGATAATGGGTTTGGTTTCACAATTACGGATAGCTCGTACGggcaaaaggtgaaaaaaattcTCGATCGCCAGTGTTGTAAGAATCTCCAGGAAGGTGATGTTTTGCTAAGCATTAATTCTATTCCTGTGAAAGATATGTCCCACAATGAGGTTGTGCAAGTGTTGAAAGATTGTCCCAAGAATATCGAAACTACTCTGAAAGTTCAACGTGGACCGTCAGCTCTGTTGGTGGGTAGTAGTAAAATGACGAACAAATTAAGAAAAAGCATCGAAATGGCAAAATTCGGTGGCGGTTTGCTAAAAAAAGATGGCTACGGTATTGGCGCTAACAGTTTATTCCGAAGTAAAACTCCGACAGCTGATTTGTACAGCACGCAGACCAAGGAAATTCTCCCTACAAGACCGAAGACACCTTTGGTCGATACGAGAGCTAGAGCGAAAACTCCTTCTCTGCCATTATCCGATTTGAGTACAGAAGAGATTGAGCTTGACGTTAACAAAAACACAGCAGATGCAAAGATGGATTTAAATTTGAATCTGAAATCGAACAGCAGCGTGCATGATAATGATTCCATAGCAAACGATATAGGCTCATTCAACAATGATGAACAGTATCAGTCGGCCAAACATGCAAACCTCGCTGACAGATTGGGAGAGCTAACAATTGGTGGCTCAAACAACAGCACTACAGACTCGATCTACCATAACCATCAACCTCAATACGGAGGCCCAGGAGGGCACTTTCAACGTCAGTCGAATTTCAATCACAATAATTACAATCATCTGTATTCACCTCCGATAGTTCCTCCTCCACCGGTGCCACCTATGTCGGCAAATCATGTCGGCTATGGACCTAATCCGACTCCCCTTCAACCGACTTACCATCATGAGAGTTGTTTCTGTTACGACTGCCAGGACTATCAGCGTCAACAGCAACTTCATTATCAGCAAATATATCAACAACAAACTCTCAACAGATCCTACGGGAACAATCCAAGCCATATACAGCATCCACAGCAACAGCAACTACCGTACCAATTACCGCCCCAAATGAGTGATAACATTGGTAAACGATTGAATGAGTATTTGATGGATAGAAAAAGATTGCTTCATCAGCAACAGCATCCTCTGCCTCCCCAACACCACCAGTTTGACAATCTGTACCATCATCATAAGGCACCCATTCCGCTACCGCCGCAGCACCAGCCACAAGCACCTGTGCCATTTGATCCGCATTTCTATCCCCCAGCTAATAGTTGGCGAGCGAATCACGGCGGAAATCAACATTCTCCGCAGTTGTACGCTGGAGCGGCCATGTTTCCCGCTCCGGTTCCCATGGATGATTATGCGCTGTCCGAAGTTATTCTGGATCGACAAGCGCTTGGGTTCGGGTTTCGTATCGTCGGTGGAACGGAAGAAGGATCTCAAGTAACGGTTGGACACATAGTACCCGGCGGAGCCGCCGACAAGGATACGAGGATTGCTTCCGGCGATGAGATCCTAAGTATTAACGGGGTGAATGTG GAGAATGCATCCCATCATCGGGCCGTGCAGTTGATGGGTGAAGCTGGTTTGCGTGGTCAGGTCACTATGATTCTGCGACGGAGGAAGCCACTGAAACCACCACCACCGGCACCCAATCCTCGGTACCCGTACAATGTTTTGGTGACACGCAACGAAAATGAAGGATTCGGATTCGTGATTATTTCCTCGGCAGGTCAATATCACGGTTCGTCAATCGGTGATCTCATTCCGGGCAGCCCGGCAGAACGCTGTGGAGAGCTGAAAATCGGTGACCGAATAGTAGCGGTTAATTCGATCGACATATCCGATATGAACCACGGAGATGTGGTTAATCTTATAAAGGAGTCCGGGTTGCAGGTACAGCTCACTATCGGATGTCCACGTCCGTTGGATAATCCTACCGGGTCCTCATTAATGCAAACGAGTAGTGGGCTAACTTCTACCGCCGTTCCCGCTTCTAACGTGTCAAGTGGAAGCGGTAACGAAATGTATGTAAGTAGCAGCACGGGCAGTAATGTACCGTCGATAAACCGGTATCCAACCATAATGTCTTGA
- the LOC128733764 gene encoding mitochondrial import inner membrane translocase subunit Tim10, producing MNTAQLDAAQQAKLQLMQEMEIEMMSDLYTRMTQACHKKCIPPKYADAELGKGESVCLDRCVAKYLEIHERIGKKLTAMSAQDEDLKKKMGV from the exons ATGAATACCGCACAACTAGATGCTGCCCAGCAGGCGAAGCTACAGCTGATGCAAGAGATGGAAATTGAGATGATGTCCGATCTGTACACCCGGATGACTCAGGCGTGCCACAAAAAGTGCATTCCTCCTAAGTACGCTGACGCAGAGCttg ggAAAGGCGAATCCGTCTGTCTTGATCGCTGTGTGGCCAAGTATCTTGAGATCCACGAACGGATAGGAAAGAAATTGACTGCTATGTCTGCCCAAGATGAGGATCTTAAGAAGAAGATGGGTGTTTAG